The DNA sequence CACCCTGGCGGCGACGCCCTTCCTGCTGGGGGCGTTCTTCCAGGGGGCCACGGGGATGGTCACCGACCTTGCAGCCTTCGGCTTGGTTGCCAGCGGCATGGTCCTGACGCGCGAGGGGCTGGTCGCGCAGGCGACCTATGCCGCGCGTCGCGTGGCCAAGCGCCCGGCCATTCCGCGCAAGCTGTTCGGCGGCATGCTGGCAGGGATCGGTCTGGGCCTGGGGGCCGCCGAACCGGGGGTCTGGGCCGAGGCCGGGCTGATCGGCATGGCCGGTCTGGCCCTGCACCAGCTGTCCTTCGGCCTTGACCCGTGGCGCGACAAGACCGCGGCGGGCGTGGACAGCTTTCAGCAGGATCGCGCACAGCGCATGATCGAAGAGGCCGAGGGCCATCTGGACCAGATGCGCGACGCGATCGCGCGCAGCGGCGACCGCCGGCTGGTAGCGCGCGTCGCGATGTTCGACGCATCCGTGCGGCACCTGTTCGACCGGGTGCGCGACAATCCCGCCGGGCTGGCATCCGCGCGGCGCTATCTGGGCGTCTACCTGATGGGCGCGCGCGACGCGACGATCCGCTTTGCCGATCTCTATGTGCGGACGCAGGACCAGAAGGCGCGGCGCGACTATGAGGTGTTCCTGGACGATCTGGAAAAGGATTTCATCGCCCGCGCCGATCGGCTGATGGACGGCGACCGCGATGCGCTGGATGTCGAGATGTCGGTCCTGCGCGACCGGCTGGCCCGCGAGGGGCTGACCGGCGCCGCGACGCGCGTCGACCCTGCCGAACGCCCCGCCCTGCAA is a window from the Paracoccus marcusii genome containing:
- a CDS encoding 5-bromo-4-chloroindolyl phosphate hydrolysis family protein yields the protein MSQRFGGRFSPDAQPGTRPGASLPPTPRHPHEGRPKWITLAATPFLLGAFFQGATGMVTDLAAFGLVASGMVLTREGLVAQATYAARRVAKRPAIPRKLFGGMLAGIGLGLGAAEPGVWAEAGLIGMAGLALHQLSFGLDPWRDKTAAGVDSFQQDRAQRMIEEAEGHLDQMRDAIARSGDRRLVARVAMFDASVRHLFDRVRDNPAGLASARRYLGVYLMGARDATIRFADLYVRTQDQKARRDYEVFLDDLEKDFIARADRLMDGDRDALDVEMSVLRDRLAREGLTGAATRVDPAERPALQSAEAQTLDDLLRTPFPGQKVPRD